One genomic window of Moorella glycerini includes the following:
- a CDS encoding OsmC family protein: MKVTVTWEGEHMCLKGLGPSGQPVTMDAAPEHGGQNLGARPSEVLLMGMAGCTALDVLSILKKKRLSLASFAIDVEAERAPEHPKVFTAATLVYRLAGPDLPEDQVKHAIELSLSKYCGMVNTLKKAMPVSYCYEINGNRSPVTPAP; the protein is encoded by the coding sequence ATGAAAGTAACCGTAACCTGGGAAGGGGAACACATGTGTTTAAAGGGCCTGGGGCCCTCCGGCCAGCCGGTAACCATGGACGCCGCCCCCGAGCACGGCGGCCAGAACCTGGGAGCCAGGCCTTCAGAGGTCCTGCTCATGGGTATGGCCGGGTGCACGGCCCTGGATGTCCTGAGCATCCTTAAGAAAAAACGCCTGTCCCTGGCTTCCTTTGCCATTGACGTCGAGGCTGAACGGGCTCCAGAGCATCCTAAAGTCTTTACCGCTGCTACCCTGGTTTACCGCCTGGCCGGACCCGACCTGCCTGAAGACCAGGTCAAGCATGCCATCGAGTTATCTTTAAGCAAATACTGTGGCATGGTCAATACGCTGAAGAAAGCCATGCCCGTCAGTTACTGTTATGAGATCAACGGCAATCGCAGCCCGGTAACACCGGCACCTTAG
- a CDS encoding SWIM zinc finger family protein translates to MASRRNFGSNWWARRWLDVLESFGWASRLQRGRTYARQGNVLSIDLAPGVVNAKVQGTRPRPYSVKIKIKPLSDGEWNRVIEALASQAAFAARLLAGEMPEDIETAFTGVSLSLFPRAAGDIVTSCSCPDWANPCKHIAAVYYLLGEKFDSDPFLLFLLRGREKEAIIRALREKRAALAGGGPSLPVKEAEKKEPVAEENRFPPELPVHPVEFWQAGEGLTAFQVKMHPPAVPQGVLKRLGPPPLGRYARDFYQLLNSYYQEISRRAYELAYDAGEGDAANSSHAKP, encoded by the coding sequence ATGGCTTCACGACGCAACTTCGGCAGCAACTGGTGGGCCAGGCGCTGGCTGGATGTGCTGGAGTCCTTTGGCTGGGCCAGCCGCCTGCAGCGGGGCCGGACTTATGCCCGGCAGGGCAACGTCTTAAGTATTGATCTCGCCCCGGGGGTGGTCAATGCTAAAGTCCAGGGGACCAGGCCCAGGCCCTACAGCGTTAAAATTAAAATTAAGCCCCTGTCAGACGGGGAATGGAACCGGGTAATTGAGGCCCTGGCCAGCCAGGCGGCTTTTGCTGCCCGCTTGCTGGCCGGCGAGATGCCGGAGGATATTGAGACGGCCTTTACCGGGGTGAGCCTGTCCCTCTTCCCCCGCGCTGCCGGGGATATCGTCACCAGCTGCTCCTGTCCCGACTGGGCCAACCCCTGCAAGCATATCGCCGCCGTCTATTACTTGCTGGGGGAGAAGTTTGATAGCGACCCTTTCTTACTTTTCCTCTTGCGCGGGCGGGAAAAAGAAGCAATAATCAGGGCTCTTAGGGAGAAGCGCGCAGCCCTTGCCGGCGGTGGCCCATCCCTGCCGGTTAAAGAAGCAGAAAAGAAGGAGCCGGTTGCAGAAGAAAACAGGTTCCCACCAGAGTTGCCGGTCCACCCGGTTGAGTTCTGGCAGGCAGGGGAGGGGTTGACTGCCTTTCAGGTTAAGATGCACCCACCTGCTGTGCCCCAGGGGGTTTTAAAGCGCCTGGGTCCTCCTCCTTTAGGACGCTATGCCCGGGATTTTTACCAGCTTTTAAATAGCTATTACCAGGAAATCTCCCGCCGGGCTTATGAGCTGGCTTATGATGCAGGAGAAGGCGACGCAGCCAATTCCAGTCATGCTAAACCCTAA
- a CDS encoding NEW3 domain-containing protein → MTLLFTLALSFSPFVGPARADNGLLLSTAFPGIEAQPGETVTFPLELRNSGVPQKVDLKVVSAPKEWQTVFKGGGMIVTQAFAGNDKPASVDFQVEVPATAQPGSYNFVVQAAGPGATSRLGLQVVIKEVATGSDKMTTDYPVLSGTSSTSFQFRVDLTNNGAQERSYSLAAQAPPGWQVTFSPAYDSKQIASLSLKPGKSQGLDVTVKPPQGVKAGTYNIPIQATSGSSKAGVVLKVNITGNYSLELTTPSGRLNADAIAGKESPVTLVVKNTGSADLANITFAANAATGWAVTFKPEKIDLLPAGASQQVTAFIKPSPKAIAGDYVVSLSANAQETSGSADFRVSVRTSTLWGLVGVILVLIVIGAVGWTFRKYGRR, encoded by the coding sequence ATGACACTTTTATTTACCCTGGCTCTGTCCTTCAGTCCCTTTGTAGGTCCAGCCCGGGCAGATAACGGCCTGCTCCTGTCCACGGCCTTCCCGGGCATTGAGGCCCAACCCGGGGAAACGGTCACCTTTCCCCTGGAGTTACGCAATAGTGGCGTGCCCCAGAAGGTTGATCTGAAAGTTGTTTCCGCCCCCAAAGAATGGCAGACCGTGTTTAAAGGCGGCGGCATGATTGTTACCCAGGCCTTTGCCGGTAACGACAAGCCGGCCAGCGTTGATTTCCAGGTAGAAGTGCCTGCAACTGCCCAGCCGGGCAGCTACAACTTTGTGGTCCAGGCCGCCGGACCCGGCGCCACTTCCCGCCTTGGCCTGCAGGTGGTTATTAAAGAAGTGGCCACTGGCAGCGACAAGATGACCACCGACTACCCGGTGTTGAGCGGTACCAGCAGTACCAGCTTCCAGTTCCGGGTTGACCTGACCAACAACGGCGCCCAGGAGCGCTCCTACAGCTTGGCCGCCCAGGCGCCTCCCGGCTGGCAGGTGACCTTTAGCCCGGCTTATGACAGCAAGCAGATTGCTAGTCTTAGCTTGAAGCCCGGCAAGAGCCAGGGTCTGGATGTGACCGTCAAGCCGCCCCAGGGTGTCAAGGCCGGTACTTATAATATTCCCATCCAGGCCACTTCGGGGAGCAGTAAAGCGGGTGTTGTTCTCAAAGTCAATATTACCGGTAACTACAGCCTGGAATTGACTACACCCTCGGGCCGCTTGAACGCTGACGCCATTGCCGGTAAAGAGAGCCCGGTAACCCTGGTGGTGAAAAATACCGGCAGCGCTGACCTGGCCAACATTACCTTTGCCGCCAACGCAGCCACCGGGTGGGCGGTCACCTTCAAACCGGAGAAGATTGACCTGCTGCCGGCCGGCGCCAGCCAGCAGGTAACGGCGTTTATCAAACCTTCGCCCAAGGCCATAGCCGGTGATTACGTGGTGAGCCTTTCGGCCAATGCCCAGGAAACCAGCGGCAGCGCTGATTTCCGGGTCAGTGTGCGGACTTCTACCCTCTGGGGCCTGGTGGGGGTAATCCTGGTCCTCATCGTTATTGGTGCCGTTGGGTGGACCTTCCGGAAGTACGGGCGGCGATAG
- a CDS encoding ABC transporter ATP-binding protein, translating into MDLPEVRAAIAMAGQAAVIVTRNLTKRYGSITAVQDLNLEIRQGEIFGLLGPNGAGKTTTILMLLGLTEPTSGQALVNGLDATRHPLEVKRIVGYLPDNVGFYDDLTARENLLYTAGLNQIPPDEAEKRVALSLEQVGLSNFAHRRVKEFSRGMRQRLGIADIMVKDPAIIILDEPTLGIDPEGVRELLALIVRLAREGGKTVLLSSHLLHQVQQICDRVGIFVAGRLLAAGPVALLGHQVMAGKPLEIELQAQPDNDNLLAALRSLQGVTAVERHGAFIRLRCAAGRDIRPELVPYLANHGFTLLYLRARGYDLDDIYREYFQGEGYHGTMAG; encoded by the coding sequence GTGGACCTTCCGGAAGTACGGGCGGCGATAGCCATGGCAGGACAGGCAGCGGTCATTGTCACCCGCAACCTTACCAAGCGCTATGGCTCCATAACTGCCGTCCAGGACCTCAACCTGGAAATCAGGCAGGGGGAGATCTTTGGCCTCCTGGGGCCCAATGGTGCCGGTAAGACGACGACGATATTGATGCTCCTGGGGTTGACCGAGCCGACGTCCGGCCAGGCCCTGGTCAATGGCCTGGATGCTACCCGCCACCCCCTGGAGGTTAAGAGAATAGTTGGCTACCTGCCCGATAATGTCGGCTTCTATGACGACCTGACGGCCCGGGAGAATCTTCTCTATACCGCCGGGCTGAATCAGATTCCCCCGGACGAAGCTGAAAAACGCGTGGCTTTAAGCCTGGAGCAGGTGGGTTTGAGCAATTTCGCCCACCGCAGGGTGAAGGAGTTTTCGCGCGGGATGCGCCAGCGGCTGGGCATTGCCGATATCATGGTCAAGGACCCGGCGATTATTATCCTTGATGAGCCCACCCTGGGCATTGACCCCGAGGGCGTGCGGGAGTTGCTGGCCCTTATTGTCCGGCTGGCCCGGGAAGGAGGGAAAACCGTTCTCCTCTCTTCCCATTTGCTGCACCAGGTGCAGCAAATCTGTGACCGGGTGGGGATTTTTGTCGCCGGCAGGCTCCTGGCAGCCGGGCCGGTAGCTTTACTCGGGCACCAGGTCATGGCCGGCAAGCCCCTGGAGATAGAATTACAGGCACAGCCGGACAATGACAACCTCTTAGCGGCCCTCCGGTCCCTGCAGGGCGTCACCGCCGTCGAGCGCCACGGGGCCTTTATCCGGCTGCGCTGCGCCGCAGGCCGCGATATCCGTCCCGAGCTGGTGCCATACCTGGCCAACCATGGCTTTACCCTGCTCTATTTACGCGCCCGGGGTTATGACCTGGACGATATATACCGGGAGTACTTCCAGGGGGAGGGATACCATGGCACGATGGCAGGATAA
- a CDS encoding Chromate resistance protein ChrB, translated as MNQDTTGPGNKWHLFIYKVPGEPSSKRIYLWRELNRLGALYLQQAACLLPARPGLLEKLEQLKTRVEEFAGTAYLFPNLNLDPGQEAQVIEQFKEMRNKEYQEIIKEINKYLAELEKEVRIQNFSPAEIEEEEAELEKIERWYQRARERDWYNAPLGEQVASLIDEARVALTRFTTLTYGALKEREG; from the coding sequence ATGAACCAGGACACTACCGGCCCCGGCAACAAATGGCACCTGTTCATCTATAAAGTACCCGGTGAACCCTCGAGCAAGCGCATTTACCTCTGGCGGGAACTCAACAGGCTGGGAGCCCTCTACCTGCAGCAAGCCGCCTGCCTGCTCCCGGCACGCCCCGGCCTACTGGAAAAACTGGAACAACTAAAGACACGGGTAGAAGAATTCGCAGGCACTGCCTATCTCTTCCCCAATCTCAACCTTGATCCCGGGCAAGAAGCACAGGTAATAGAGCAATTCAAGGAAATGCGCAATAAAGAATACCAGGAAATAATTAAAGAGATTAACAAATACCTGGCGGAACTGGAAAAGGAAGTGCGTATCCAGAACTTTTCTCCGGCGGAAATAGAAGAGGAGGAAGCCGAACTGGAAAAAATCGAACGCTGGTACCAGCGGGCCCGGGAGCGCGACTGGTATAATGCCCCCCTGGGTGAACAGGTCGCCTCCCTTATAGACGAAGCCCGGGTAGCCCTGACGAGGTTTACCACTCTTACCTATGGAGCCTTAAAAGAAAGGGAGGGTTAA
- a CDS encoding DEAD/DEAH box helicase: MIVVHGTWVKDSNKEVNGRFFVWGESLAAARQQKELYLPRPAKNKVPLHPFQASDQELITVLLNLSAGLYKSIPLIPPGLDKIQLLLPSTNLGPLPSPQLRYLPGSGEIARRGQSLRESSPALTPWEVKGLAVSPVWVINVLTRLGEGSQGQIKGNILAPDFLFWSLAAKLALELLVRERFVPVVMEEVKAPAGKRARAKTPLRQELRAAWRALVDQPEDARRVDLLAASMPPACRSQASTPLPHPHFLVEDFLHGAVDAMARYWLMNSPLEGRTKGLGDDNTPARWAAALAAEKATFSGPLLEMKDLKEQINGWTKTLFSQPGTVAFRTCFRLEPPEGMGEEGPPSWQLQFLLQASDDPSLLVPAGEVWRERGSVLEFLNRRFANPQERLLADLGRAARLFPPLERSLKDPSPESCLLTVAEAYIFLREAASLLAESGFGVLVPSWWGQHKSRLGLRLKLKASERGKNASRTTRPATPGRLGSAALVDYDWEVALGDTVIDRKEFARLAALKVPLVQVRGQWVELRPEELAALDRFWKKQPGPGTMSLGEALRVSLLGGVTLEQGEGIPDGEIAPASLPLLGIEAEGYLAALLEKVHDNLKITLLPQPSGFRGSLRPYQVRGFSWLKFITELGLGACLADDMGLGKTIQLLALLLHRKEQGMATGPVLLICPTSVAGNWQREVARFAPSLRVLLHHGSERLAGDAFTRKVAWQDLVISTYTLVHRDERDLVAVDWDGVVLDEAQNIKNAEAKQTRSIRRLRAGFRIALTGTPVENHLGELWSIMEFLNPGYLGSQADFRSRFMIPIERYRDRERAGRLQRLVQPFILRRVKTDPAIIQDLPEKQEIKVFCHLTREQATLYEAVVQDMLQKIEAATGIERKGLVLATLAKLKQICNHPAQFLGDGSLLDGRSGKLTRLQEMLEEVLAAGERALIFTQFAVMGQMLQEYLEATFGREVLFLHGGLARARREELIRRFQEKNNGPPLFILSLKAGGVGLNLTRANHVFHFDRWWNPAVEDQATDRAFRIGQKKNVQVYKFICAGTLEERIDTLIEEKRALAQQIIGTGEGWLTELSIGELRELLALKEKGIDL; the protein is encoded by the coding sequence ATGATTGTCGTCCATGGGACCTGGGTTAAAGATAGCAATAAAGAAGTAAATGGCCGCTTTTTTGTCTGGGGGGAATCCCTGGCCGCCGCCCGTCAGCAGAAGGAACTCTACCTGCCCAGGCCAGCTAAAAATAAAGTGCCCCTTCATCCTTTTCAGGCTTCCGACCAGGAACTTATCACCGTCCTGCTAAATTTAAGCGCGGGCCTTTATAAAAGCATACCCCTTATTCCGCCGGGCCTGGATAAAATCCAGTTGTTACTCCCCTCAACCAATCTTGGACCGCTACCTTCGCCGCAACTAAGGTATCTGCCCGGTAGCGGCGAGATTGCCCGGAGGGGTCAATCTTTACGGGAAAGCTCCCCGGCCTTAACCCCCTGGGAGGTCAAAGGCCTGGCCGTATCACCAGTATGGGTTATCAATGTCCTGACCCGGCTGGGGGAAGGAAGTCAAGGGCAAATTAAAGGTAATATTTTAGCCCCCGATTTCCTGTTCTGGAGCCTGGCAGCCAAGCTAGCCCTGGAACTCCTGGTCCGGGAACGCTTTGTCCCGGTGGTGATGGAGGAGGTAAAAGCGCCGGCGGGGAAGAGGGCCAGGGCTAAAACTCCGCTGAGGCAGGAATTAAGGGCAGCCTGGCGGGCCCTGGTAGACCAGCCGGAAGATGCCCGCCGGGTGGACTTGCTGGCGGCCAGCATGCCGCCCGCCTGCCGGTCCCAGGCGAGTACCCCGCTCCCGCATCCTCACTTCCTGGTGGAAGATTTCCTGCACGGCGCCGTCGATGCCATGGCCCGGTACTGGTTAATGAATTCGCCCCTGGAGGGGAGGACCAAGGGGCTCGGCGACGATAATACCCCGGCCAGGTGGGCTGCGGCCCTGGCGGCAGAAAAAGCCACCTTTAGCGGGCCGTTGCTGGAAATGAAAGACCTGAAGGAGCAAATCAATGGCTGGACGAAGACCCTGTTCAGCCAGCCGGGGACCGTAGCCTTTCGCACCTGTTTCCGCCTGGAACCACCGGAAGGGATGGGAGAAGAAGGCCCACCTTCCTGGCAGCTGCAGTTTTTACTCCAGGCCAGCGATGATCCCAGCCTCCTGGTGCCCGCTGGGGAGGTCTGGCGCGAAAGGGGCAGCGTGCTGGAGTTCCTGAACCGGCGCTTCGCCAATCCCCAGGAAAGGCTCCTGGCCGACTTGGGCCGGGCGGCACGGTTATTCCCGCCCCTGGAAAGAAGCCTGAAAGACCCTTCCCCGGAAAGCTGTCTCTTGACGGTGGCAGAAGCTTATATTTTCTTGCGGGAAGCGGCTAGCCTCCTGGCTGAAAGCGGCTTTGGCGTACTGGTACCTTCCTGGTGGGGGCAGCATAAATCCCGCCTGGGGCTGCGCTTAAAGCTGAAGGCCAGCGAGCGGGGCAAAAACGCTTCCCGGACGACCAGGCCGGCTACACCCGGGAGGCTGGGCTCTGCAGCCCTGGTTGATTATGACTGGGAAGTAGCCCTGGGGGATACCGTGATCGACAGGAAGGAATTTGCCAGGCTGGCTGCTTTAAAGGTTCCCCTGGTCCAGGTGCGGGGCCAGTGGGTGGAGCTCCGGCCAGAGGAACTGGCGGCCCTGGACAGGTTCTGGAAAAAGCAACCGGGCCCGGGGACCATGAGCCTGGGCGAGGCTTTACGTGTTAGCCTGCTGGGCGGGGTAACTCTAGAGCAAGGTGAGGGAATACCTGATGGCGAAATAGCCCCAGCCAGTCTTCCGCTACTGGGTATTGAAGCCGAGGGTTACCTTGCTGCCCTTCTAGAAAAGGTGCACGACAACCTGAAAATTACCCTCCTGCCCCAGCCATCCGGGTTCCGCGGTAGCCTCCGCCCTTACCAGGTGCGGGGTTTTTCCTGGCTTAAGTTTATTACGGAACTGGGCCTGGGGGCCTGCCTGGCCGACGATATGGGACTGGGCAAGACTATCCAGCTCCTGGCTTTACTGCTCCACCGCAAGGAACAGGGAATGGCAACCGGCCCGGTTCTCCTTATCTGTCCCACCTCAGTGGCCGGTAACTGGCAGCGGGAAGTAGCACGTTTTGCCCCCTCCTTGCGGGTCCTCCTCCACCACGGCAGTGAGCGCCTCGCCGGTGACGCTTTTACCCGGAAAGTGGCCTGGCAGGACCTGGTAATCAGCACCTATACCCTGGTGCACCGGGATGAAAGGGACCTGGTGGCCGTAGACTGGGACGGGGTGGTGCTGGACGAGGCCCAGAATATTAAAAATGCAGAAGCCAAGCAAACCCGGAGTATACGCCGCTTAAGGGCCGGCTTCAGGATCGCCCTTACCGGTACACCGGTGGAAAACCACCTGGGAGAACTCTGGTCCATCATGGAATTTTTAAACCCTGGTTACCTGGGCAGCCAGGCCGATTTTCGCAGCCGTTTTATGATCCCCATCGAACGTTACCGGGACCGGGAGCGGGCGGGCAGGTTACAGCGCCTGGTCCAACCTTTTATCCTGCGCCGGGTCAAGACTGACCCGGCTATCATCCAGGACCTGCCGGAAAAGCAGGAGATCAAGGTTTTTTGCCACTTGACCCGGGAGCAGGCTACCCTCTACGAAGCTGTGGTCCAGGACATGCTGCAAAAGATAGAAGCCGCCACCGGCATCGAACGCAAAGGCCTGGTCCTGGCCACCCTGGCCAAACTAAAACAAATCTGCAACCACCCGGCCCAGTTCTTGGGTGACGGCAGCCTCCTGGACGGACGGTCCGGGAAACTGACCCGGCTCCAGGAGATGCTGGAAGAGGTCCTGGCTGCAGGGGAACGGGCCCTCATCTTTACCCAGTTTGCCGTCATGGGTCAAATGCTCCAGGAATATTTAGAGGCCACCTTTGGCCGGGAAGTCCTTTTCCTGCACGGGGGCCTGGCCAGGGCCAGGCGGGAGGAGCTAATCCGGCGTTTCCAGGAAAAAAACAATGGGCCGCCCCTCTTCATCCTTTCCCTCAAGGCCGGCGGGGTGGGGCTGAACCTCACCCGTGCCAACCATGTGTTTCACTTTGACCGCTGGTGGAACCCTGCCGTAGAAGACCAGGCCACCGATCGCGCCTTCCGCATTGGCCAGAAGAAAAATGTCCAGGTTTATAAATTTATCTGCGCCGGGACCCTGGAAGAAAGAATTGACACCCTGATCGAGGAAAAACGCGCCCTGGCACAGCAAATTATTGGTACCGGCGAAGGCTGGCTCACGGAATTGTCAATAGGAGAGTTGCGGGAACTGCTGGCGTTAAAGGAAAAAGGGATAGATCTTTAA
- a CDS encoding ABC transporter permease: MARWQDKAKDWLDWFRQQEWFSGGLKTVFQKELADNLSSTRFTILVSLVAVAGVGAFYVAAQSIRQAAGEGDPQFVFLRLFTTSGGSLPPFITFISFLGPLLGLALGFDAINGEHNKRTLSRLLAQPIYRDDVINGKFLAGLVVLAVVILALGFLVAGLGLLLIGVPPTGEEIGRLFIYLLVTIIYVAFWLSVSLLFSLLFRQTATSALAGIAVWLFFALFAGMLAGLIADGLFPVSEDAAPARILHNATLKQDLSRLSPTTLYDEATVTLLNPGVRTLGPVLVQQLEGAIPGSLPLDQSLLLIWPHLVGLIAATMLIFALAYYFFMRQEIRAG, translated from the coding sequence ATGGCACGATGGCAGGATAAGGCAAAAGACTGGCTGGACTGGTTCCGGCAGCAGGAGTGGTTCAGCGGCGGGCTGAAAACTGTTTTCCAGAAGGAACTGGCGGACAACCTGAGCAGCACCCGCTTTACGATTCTAGTTTCCCTGGTGGCCGTAGCCGGCGTAGGCGCCTTTTACGTAGCAGCCCAGAGCATCCGCCAGGCAGCCGGGGAAGGAGACCCCCAGTTTGTCTTCCTGCGCCTGTTTACCACCAGCGGCGGGTCCCTGCCACCTTTTATCACCTTCATTTCTTTTTTGGGACCCCTGCTGGGCCTGGCCCTGGGCTTTGACGCCATCAACGGCGAGCATAATAAGCGCACCTTGAGCCGTCTCCTGGCCCAGCCTATCTACCGGGACGATGTTATCAACGGCAAGTTCCTGGCCGGCCTGGTAGTTCTGGCCGTGGTCATCCTGGCCCTGGGGTTCCTGGTGGCCGGTTTGGGGCTGCTGCTAATCGGCGTTCCGCCCACGGGGGAGGAAATCGGCCGGCTGTTTATCTACCTCCTGGTCACCATTATTTATGTGGCTTTTTGGTTGAGTGTCTCCCTCCTCTTTTCTTTATTGTTCCGCCAGACGGCCACCTCGGCCCTGGCGGGTATAGCCGTGTGGCTGTTTTTTGCCCTCTTCGCCGGGATGCTGGCAGGGCTCATCGCCGACGGCCTCTTCCCGGTAAGTGAAGACGCCGCGCCGGCCCGGATCCTGCATAACGCCACCTTAAAACAGGATCTCAGCCGCCTGTCGCCGACAACCCTTTATGATGAGGCTACGGTAACCCTCCTCAACCCGGGGGTACGGACCCTGGGGCCGGTACTGGTGCAGCAGCTGGAAGGGGCCATCCCGGGGAGCCTGCCACTGGACCAGAGCCTGCTGCTCATCTGGCCGCACCTGGTAGGGCTTATCGCCGCTACTATGCTGATCTTTGCCCTGGCCTATTACTTCTTTATGCGCCAGGAAATACGGGCCGGCTAG
- a CDS encoding sigma-70 family RNA polymerase sigma factor, with the protein MGMSEPFIQPEAASLELDNRQQQLEYLMRRFGDKVLYLAYSYLHDRYWAEDVAQEVFIRVYTNLDKFQGRSSIYTWIYHITVNLCRDQLRAQTRRRRLEPVKLQGPTWPDVEDRVLDSLQQQELWQTILNLPVIYREVIWLHYYEQLTLKDIAKILGISLPTVKIRLYRARQHLQQVLQAGEGDA; encoded by the coding sequence ATGGGTATGTCAGAGCCTTTTATCCAGCCGGAAGCGGCTTCCCTGGAACTGGATAATCGCCAGCAACAGCTGGAATATTTGATGCGCCGTTTCGGCGATAAAGTCCTTTACCTGGCTTATTCCTATCTCCATGACCGCTACTGGGCCGAAGATGTCGCCCAGGAGGTTTTTATCCGGGTTTACACCAACCTGGATAAGTTCCAGGGCCGCAGTTCCATTTACACCTGGATTTATCATATTACCGTCAACCTCTGCCGCGACCAGCTGCGGGCCCAGACCCGCCGCCGGCGCCTGGAACCCGTAAAACTCCAGGGGCCTACCTGGCCCGATGTTGAGGACCGGGTCCTGGACAGCCTGCAGCAGCAGGAATTATGGCAGACCATTTTAAATTTGCCGGTTATCTACCGGGAGGTAATCTGGCTCCACTATTACGAGCAGTTGACCCTTAAAGATATAGCTAAAATCCTGGGCATTTCCCTGCCAACAGTAAAAATCCGCCTTTACCGGGCCCGCCAGCACCTGCAGCAAGTTTTACAGGCAGGTGAGGGTGATGCCTGA